The proteins below come from a single Cannabis sativa cultivar Pink pepper isolate KNU-18-1 chromosome 3, ASM2916894v1, whole genome shotgun sequence genomic window:
- the LOC133035884 gene encoding APETALA2-like protein 1, with protein sequence MENMTDQDVVATVRRSSNSFSRGKSRFRGVVKHANSGKWQARKGPGKESFLGTFESEEEAAIAFDVASIKLKGDKAITNFNIKSYNVKAILDGMKSSVDDDDESTTSNTLSSSLMEGNNKRRNKKRNLTFHDHTINNILGNQTDHAEYFSSGINMANMLRENSSSPSSANNDLLMMMSSREEDGKSLSLGLGLGLGFQHSSSSAFKSYNGGDEESDGPVTTTVFKIMGSSVYLPPYDHDHDHDEMDGAMFNDHVVTNKSEFNHASSSCFKPFKKP encoded by the exons ATGGAAAATATGACAGACCAAGATGTTGTTGCAACAGTTCGAag GTCAAGTAACAGCTTCTCAAGAGGAAAATCCAGGTTTCGTGGTGTTGTAAA GCATGCAAATAGTGGGAAATGGCAAGCTAGAAAGGGACCTGGCAAAGAGAGTTTCTTGGGAACTTTTG AGAGTGAAGAAGAAGCTGCCATAGCTTTTGATGTTGCGAGCATTAAGTTGAAAGGAGACAAGGCCATCacaaatttcaacataaaaagctACAATGTCAAAGCTATATTGGATGGAATGAAATCTTcagttgatgatgatgatgagagtACTACTTCTAATACTTTATCATCTTCATTAATGGAGGGAAATAATAAGAGAAGGAATAAGAAGAGAAACTTGACATTTCATGATCATACCATTAATAATATTCTCGGGAACCAAACTGATCATGCAGAATATTTCTCATCAGGAATAAACATGGCCAACATGTTAAGAGAAAActcatcatcaccatcatcagCAAATAATGATTTGTTGATGATGATGTCATCAAGAGAAGAAGATGGGAAAAGCTTAAGTTTAGGTTTGGGATTGGGATTGGGATTTCAACACTCAAGTTCAAGTGCATTTAAATCTTATAATGGTGGTGATGAAGAATCTGATGGTCCAGTGACTACTACAGTCTTCAAAAttatggggtcaagtgtttaTCTACCACCGTACgatcatgatcatgatcatgatGAGATGGATGGAGCAATGTTCAATGATCATGTTGTTACTAATAAGTCTGAGTTTAATCATGCTAGTTCAAGTTGTTTTAAGCCCTTTAAGAAGCCATGA